One Edaphobacter flagellatus genomic region harbors:
- the nagA gene encoding N-acetylglucosamine-6-phosphate deacetylase, which yields MYQTLAARRLVTSSGIVEYPLITLDNEGFIASIEPGAAPHTEEATLTSTFFDIHTHGGANHDVMEGTPEALDIVSRFHAGNGVGHYLPTTVTAPIDKTLSSLDGIANAIDAPHDPRTARPIGIHLEGPFISHAKRGVHPPADILPPDIALFDRFQQAARGHIRLITIAPEVPGAIDLIRHCIARGVHVSIGHSNALSEEARTAIDAGAKSATHTYNAMRALDHREPGILGVVLDSEKLFAELICDGVHVAPELVRLWFKAKGPERAILVTDSMAAAGMPEGDYMLGTFAVKVANGRAFAADDLTHGKETLAGSVLTLNRAVANLQHFTGAPLEVAARLASSNPAAMLGVEDVASAIAPGKPANFNLFNSAGKLEKTLLHGVPVA from the coding sequence ATGTATCAGACACTTGCAGCTCGCCGCCTCGTTACCTCATCCGGAATCGTCGAATACCCTCTGATCACACTCGACAACGAAGGCTTTATCGCCAGTATCGAGCCTGGCGCTGCGCCCCACACAGAAGAAGCGACGCTGACCTCGACCTTCTTCGACATTCACACGCACGGCGGGGCAAATCACGACGTGATGGAAGGCACCCCCGAAGCGCTCGACATTGTGAGCCGCTTCCATGCCGGCAACGGTGTTGGTCACTATCTCCCGACTACGGTGACAGCGCCCATCGATAAGACACTCTCCTCGCTCGACGGCATCGCCAATGCGATTGACGCTCCGCATGATCCACGCACGGCACGTCCCATCGGTATTCATCTGGAGGGGCCGTTTATCTCGCATGCGAAGCGCGGTGTGCATCCGCCTGCCGATATTCTGCCTCCCGACATTGCTCTCTTCGATCGCTTTCAACAGGCGGCACGGGGACACATCCGCCTGATCACCATTGCACCGGAGGTGCCGGGGGCCATCGATCTGATCCGCCATTGCATCGCCAGAGGTGTACACGTCAGCATTGGCCATAGCAATGCTCTCAGCGAGGAAGCACGGACTGCCATCGACGCCGGCGCCAAAAGCGCGACGCACACCTACAACGCGATGCGGGCGCTGGACCACCGTGAGCCGGGCATCCTGGGTGTGGTTCTGGATTCTGAAAAGCTTTTCGCCGAGCTGATCTGCGACGGCGTGCACGTTGCACCAGAGCTTGTTCGCCTGTGGTTTAAGGCTAAAGGACCCGAGCGCGCTATTCTCGTCACCGACAGCATGGCCGCCGCCGGGATGCCTGAGGGCGATTACATGCTGGGGACCTTCGCGGTAAAGGTCGCGAATGGCCGTGCATTTGCTGCCGACGACCTGACGCACGGCAAGGAGACGCTGGCAGGAAGCGTGCTTACGCTCAACCGGGCTGTCGCAAACTTGCAGCATTTCACTGGAGCTCCGCTGGAGGTTGCGGCACGGCTTGCCTCATCGAATCCTGCGGCGATGCTTGGGGTGGAAGACGTCGCCTCGGCCATCGCGCCCGGGAAACCGGCGAACTTCAATCTCTTCAACTCCGCCGGAAAGCTGGAGAAGACGCTGCTGCACGGTGTGCCCGTCGCCTGA
- a CDS encoding beta-N-acetylhexosaminidase, whose protein sequence is MQFFRVAGLLLVSFAIPSIAQSSLKLIPVPREVKSAAVQPLSQGVQISCGSPCAAEDQLAIDDLKSYLASQGIAVSASSPVNILVTRYGSPISRSILADASGKQGTPGPVDFPAEMKAEGYAIIPDGKGLAITAASDAGIFYAIQTVKQMFLGNGTNAVLRTATIRDWPAMRYRGLSDDLSRGPVPTFEFQKKQIRVLAAYKLNIYSPYFEHTMQYTGHPLMAPPGGTLTQAQARELVAYAAKYHITIIPEQEAFGHLHYLLDWEKYSPIAETPHGHVLAPAQPEAQKLTHDMFNELAQIFPGPFLHLGADETVELGKGQTKAAVDSQGLGQVYLDFLEKIVADLKPLNRKLLFWGDIAYKEPDLLKQVPPSFKQATIAVPWEYNPQPKGFTRYIKPFTDAGFETWVAPGINNWSRVYPNWNNGLANIQQFTLDGQKLGATGQLNTIWDDDGEALSNANWYGILFGAEAAWHQGEASIPTFQSSFGENFHGDTTGKIDQAQQEIMAAHKLLKDSPYKTDAQDLLFWQDPWNADGQRIAPQIRAILPELRLHAERALTLVAEARNANPNLRESDALDVLELGARRMDLIGLKFQISDEIAASYAHAYALQGSKKKEDREDVARELNLINGVNGRLQDMRNNYSLLRDLYEQAWLKSNRTYFLRNNLERYDFTIQMWLGRIDKMRTAQRQWANSQTVPPASDIGIPAPPAN, encoded by the coding sequence ATGCAATTTTTCCGCGTCGCAGGATTGCTTCTCGTCTCTTTTGCCATCCCTTCTATTGCCCAGTCATCGCTAAAGCTGATCCCGGTTCCGCGTGAAGTAAAGTCTGCTGCCGTCCAGCCACTTTCCCAGGGAGTACAGATCAGCTGTGGCTCCCCGTGCGCGGCCGAGGACCAGTTAGCGATCGATGACCTGAAGAGTTACCTTGCCTCGCAAGGCATCGCCGTCAGCGCATCCTCGCCGGTCAATATTCTGGTGACTCGTTATGGCTCACCGATCTCGCGGTCTATCCTTGCCGACGCTTCAGGCAAACAAGGCACTCCTGGGCCAGTGGACTTCCCTGCCGAGATGAAGGCCGAAGGCTATGCCATCATCCCGGACGGCAAGGGGCTGGCCATTACGGCAGCCAGCGACGCTGGCATCTTTTATGCGATTCAGACGGTCAAGCAGATGTTTTTGGGTAATGGGACTAACGCAGTGCTGCGTACGGCAACGATCCGCGACTGGCCAGCAATGCGCTACCGCGGATTGAGCGACGACCTCTCTCGCGGACCCGTGCCGACCTTCGAGTTTCAGAAGAAGCAGATCCGCGTGCTGGCGGCCTACAAGCTGAATATCTATTCGCCGTACTTCGAGCACACGATGCAGTACACGGGCCATCCTTTAATGGCGCCTCCCGGCGGAACGCTGACGCAGGCCCAGGCGCGCGAGCTGGTGGCCTACGCGGCGAAGTATCACATCACCATCATCCCCGAGCAGGAGGCCTTCGGGCATCTGCACTATCTGCTGGACTGGGAGAAGTATTCGCCAATTGCCGAGACGCCGCACGGGCATGTGCTGGCTCCTGCTCAGCCGGAGGCGCAGAAGCTGACGCACGACATGTTCAACGAGCTGGCGCAGATCTTCCCCGGCCCCTTCCTGCATCTGGGAGCCGACGAAACAGTCGAGCTGGGTAAAGGGCAGACGAAGGCAGCCGTCGACTCACAAGGACTCGGGCAGGTCTATCTCGACTTTCTCGAAAAGATTGTGGCTGATCTAAAGCCGCTGAATCGCAAGCTGCTGTTCTGGGGAGATATTGCTTATAAGGAGCCTGATCTGCTGAAGCAGGTTCCACCGTCCTTCAAACAGGCTACGATCGCTGTGCCGTGGGAGTACAACCCACAGCCCAAGGGCTTTACGCGCTACATCAAGCCCTTTACCGATGCCGGTTTTGAGACGTGGGTGGCTCCAGGCATTAACAACTGGTCGCGCGTCTATCCGAACTGGAACAACGGGCTGGCCAATATCCAGCAATTCACGCTCGATGGGCAGAAGCTGGGCGCAACGGGTCAGCTCAATACAATCTGGGATGACGACGGCGAGGCCCTATCCAATGCCAACTGGTACGGCATTCTGTTTGGGGCTGAGGCGGCGTGGCATCAGGGCGAGGCTTCGATCCCGACATTCCAATCCAGCTTTGGCGAAAACTTCCACGGCGATACGACCGGCAAGATCGACCAGGCGCAGCAGGAGATCATGGCGGCGCATAAGTTGCTGAAAGATTCTCCCTATAAGACCGATGCCCAGGATCTGCTCTTTTGGCAGGACCCGTGGAATGCGGATGGCCAACGGATCGCTCCGCAAATCAGAGCGATTCTCCCTGAGCTGCGTCTACATGCGGAGCGTGCGCTGACGCTGGTGGCTGAGGCGCGCAACGCAAACCCGAACCTGCGCGAGAGCGACGCTCTCGATGTGCTGGAGCTTGGTGCGCGCCGCATGGATCTGATCGGGCTGAAGTTCCAGATCTCCGACGAGATCGCAGCGAGTTATGCACATGCCTATGCCTTGCAGGGCTCGAAGAAGAAGGAAGACCGCGAAGATGTAGCCCGCGAGCTGAACCTGATCAATGGAGTCAACGGCAGGCTGCAGGATATGCGCAACAACTATTCCCTGCTGCGCGACTTGTACGAGCAGGCGTGGTTGAAGAGCAACCGCACCTACTTCCTGCGCAATAATCTGGAGCGTTATGACTTCACGATTCAGATGTGGCTCGGCCGAATCGACAAGATGCGCACGGCACAGCGCCAGTGGGCCAACTCACAGACGGTTCCCCCGGCCTCCGATATCGGTATCCCGGCTCCTCCCGCGAACTAA
- the uxaC gene encoding glucuronate isomerase gives MLDPMRLFPSEPAARKVAASLYETVRDLPIISPHGHTDPAWFAKDEAFPNPAALFIQPDHYIFRMLYSQGVSLESLGIPQADGKPQPVDPREVWRIFAKHYYLFRGTPTRLWFDYSLSENFGLKERLNPGNADQYYDIIDKKLQTPEFRPRALYEKFRIEVISTTDSPLDTLEYHKAIRESGWKGRVLPTFRPDAVIDAEYSGFVENIEKLGSITGENIGTFKGYLNALRKRREFFITMGATATDHGHVSAMTADLDPQTAESLYQRILSGKSSAEEQQLFQAQMLTEMAGMSAEDGLTMQLHPGSIRNHNKPLYEKFGRDKGADIPSPTEYVRNLRPLLNKYGNSTNFTFILFTLDESTFSRELAPLAGHYPVLRLGPPWWFHDSPEGMMRFRETATETAGFYNTVGFNDDTRAFLSIPSRHDVARRIDSAFLGRLVTEHRLDENEAFEVIKDLTVTLVRKAYKL, from the coding sequence ATGCTTGATCCCATGCGGTTGTTTCCCTCCGAACCGGCAGCGCGCAAAGTCGCTGCCAGCTTGTACGAGACGGTTCGTGATCTCCCCATCATCTCTCCGCACGGCCATACCGATCCGGCATGGTTTGCCAAAGATGAAGCCTTTCCCAATCCGGCGGCACTCTTTATCCAGCCGGACCATTACATCTTCCGCATGCTCTACTCCCAGGGAGTCTCGCTCGAGTCGCTCGGCATCCCTCAAGCAGATGGCAAGCCGCAGCCAGTCGATCCCCGCGAAGTCTGGCGCATCTTCGCGAAGCACTATTACCTCTTCCGTGGAACGCCCACACGTCTCTGGTTCGATTACTCGCTGAGCGAAAACTTCGGTCTCAAGGAACGTCTCAATCCCGGTAACGCCGATCAGTACTACGACATCATCGACAAGAAGCTTCAGACGCCAGAGTTTCGTCCTCGCGCACTTTATGAGAAGTTCCGCATCGAGGTCATCTCTACCACCGACTCGCCTCTCGATACGCTCGAGTATCACAAAGCTATTCGCGAGTCCGGCTGGAAGGGAAGAGTCCTGCCAACCTTCCGCCCCGACGCCGTCATCGACGCCGAATACTCCGGCTTCGTCGAGAACATCGAGAAGCTTGGCTCCATCACCGGCGAAAACATCGGTACCTTCAAGGGCTACCTCAACGCTCTCCGCAAGCGTCGCGAGTTCTTCATCACCATGGGGGCTACGGCGACCGATCACGGTCACGTCTCCGCGATGACCGCCGACCTCGACCCCCAGACGGCCGAGTCGCTCTACCAGCGGATCCTGTCCGGTAAGTCGTCTGCCGAGGAGCAGCAGCTGTTCCAGGCGCAGATGCTCACCGAGATGGCTGGTATGTCCGCCGAGGATGGCCTCACGATGCAGCTCCACCCAGGCAGCATCCGCAATCACAACAAGCCGCTCTACGAGAAGTTCGGCCGCGACAAAGGCGCCGACATTCCATCGCCCACTGAGTACGTTCGCAACCTGCGCCCTCTGCTGAACAAGTACGGCAACTCGACTAACTTCACCTTCATTCTCTTCACGCTCGACGAGTCCACATTCTCGCGCGAGCTTGCTCCGCTGGCAGGACACTATCCTGTGCTCCGGCTCGGTCCGCCGTGGTGGTTCCATGACTCGCCAGAAGGCATGATGCGCTTCCGCGAGACAGCCACCGAGACGGCGGGTTTCTACAACACCGTCGGCTTCAACGACGATACCCGCGCCTTCCTTTCCATCCCCTCGCGCCATGATGTAGCCCGCCGCATCGACAGCGCCTTCCTCGGCCGCCTGGTCACCGAGCACCGTCTCGATGAGAATGAGGCCTTCGAAGTCATCAAGGACCTGACCGTCACCCTCGTCAGGAAGGCCTACAAACTCTAG
- a CDS encoding dienelactone hydrolase family protein gives MVEQDIQLTTADGVTDAVLFTPDASKALPGILHIPDIGSIREIQRAMARRLAAEGYTVLLPNPFYRTSRPPVFPPEAKHGTPERTKRLQELSSPLTPERMTQDLAVYLDYLTGQPTTDKGKIGVVGYCIGGGMALRAAAVMPDRVGAVASFHGGGLYKADNPASPHLVLSQVKAQLYFGHASEDGSMTADDIAHFEEKLKEWGGIYESETYPARHGWTVSDNPAYNHAEAERAYVKMTALFKAALR, from the coding sequence ATGGTGGAACAGGATATTCAGCTGACGACGGCCGATGGAGTAACGGACGCTGTGCTTTTTACTCCAGACGCGTCGAAGGCTCTGCCGGGCATACTGCATATTCCGGATATCGGAAGCATTCGGGAGATCCAGCGAGCGATGGCACGGAGGCTTGCTGCCGAGGGATACACCGTGCTGCTGCCGAATCCGTTTTATCGCACGAGCAGGCCGCCGGTATTTCCGCCGGAGGCCAAGCATGGCACCCCGGAGAGGACGAAGCGGTTGCAAGAGTTGAGCTCTCCGTTAACGCCGGAGAGGATGACGCAGGATTTGGCTGTCTATCTGGACTACCTGACAGGGCAGCCGACGACGGATAAAGGCAAGATTGGCGTAGTCGGGTACTGCATTGGAGGTGGGATGGCGCTGCGTGCTGCGGCGGTGATGCCGGATCGTGTGGGTGCAGTGGCGTCGTTCCATGGTGGTGGACTCTATAAGGCAGATAACCCGGCAAGCCCACATCTCGTGCTGTCACAGGTGAAGGCGCAGCTCTACTTTGGACATGCAAGCGAAGATGGCAGCATGACGGCGGACGATATTGCACACTTCGAAGAGAAGCTGAAGGAATGGGGAGGCATCTACGAAAGCGAGACCTATCCGGCGCGGCATGGATGGACGGTCTCGGATAATCCGGCATACAACCATGCAGAGGCGGAGAGGGCTTACGTGAAGATGACGGCGTTGTTCAAAGCGGCGCTCCGCTGA
- a CDS encoding lactate racemase domain-containing protein, which translates to MSLYFAAGSPTTEMSADDLRTHLFSALDALGKKNKVLAVPPDFTRFHSQAGVLTELAWQYYGSRLTDVLPALGTHKAMTDSEIATMYGATPRDLFRVHDWRNDVVTLGEVPGSFLYEVSEGKVDYPWPAQVNKLLRDGGHDLILSIGQVVPHEVVGMANYNKNIFVGTGGSMGIHRSHFLGAVYGMERMMGRADTPVRRVLNYASDHFATNLPIVYVHTVVGKNADGKLAVRGLFIGDDAECFDLAAKLALQVNFQMLDREIKKAVVFLDPHEFRSTWLGNKSVYRTRMALADNAELIVLAPAVHEFGEDPAIDKLIRKYGYCGTPKTLEYVKEDPALAGNLSAAAHLIHGSSEGRFTIRYCPGHLTRQEIESVHFQYGDLATYMAKYNPEKLKDGWNIVDGEEIFYISNPGLGLWAYRGRFKD; encoded by the coding sequence ATGAGCCTTTATTTTGCCGCCGGCAGTCCGACTACCGAGATGTCGGCCGACGATCTTCGCACCCACCTCTTCTCTGCATTGGATGCACTCGGAAAGAAGAATAAAGTTCTCGCCGTCCCGCCTGACTTCACCCGCTTCCACTCGCAGGCTGGCGTGCTCACCGAACTCGCCTGGCAATACTACGGCTCACGCCTCACCGACGTCCTCCCTGCACTCGGAACGCACAAGGCCATGACCGATTCCGAAATTGCCACCATGTATGGAGCCACGCCGCGCGATCTCTTCCGTGTCCATGACTGGCGCAACGACGTTGTCACTCTTGGCGAAGTCCCTGGTTCCTTCCTCTACGAAGTCTCTGAAGGCAAAGTCGACTATCCTTGGCCCGCACAGGTCAACAAGCTCCTCCGCGACGGCGGACATGACCTCATCTTGTCGATCGGACAAGTCGTCCCTCACGAAGTCGTCGGCATGGCCAATTACAACAAAAACATCTTCGTCGGCACCGGCGGTTCCATGGGCATCCACCGCTCGCACTTCCTCGGTGCTGTCTATGGCATGGAACGCATGATGGGTCGTGCCGACACTCCCGTCCGCCGCGTGCTCAACTACGCCAGCGATCACTTCGCCACCAACCTGCCCATCGTCTACGTTCATACCGTCGTCGGCAAAAACGCTGATGGAAAGCTTGCCGTCCGCGGCCTTTTCATCGGCGACGATGCCGAATGCTTCGATCTCGCGGCCAAGCTCGCGCTCCAGGTCAACTTCCAGATGCTCGACCGCGAGATCAAAAAGGCTGTGGTCTTCCTCGACCCGCACGAGTTCCGCTCCACATGGCTCGGCAACAAGAGCGTCTACCGCACCCGCATGGCTCTGGCCGACAATGCTGAACTCATCGTCCTCGCCCCTGCCGTTCACGAGTTCGGCGAAGACCCCGCTATCGACAAGCTTATCCGCAAGTACGGCTACTGCGGTACGCCGAAGACGCTCGAGTACGTGAAGGAAGATCCCGCACTCGCCGGCAACCTCTCCGCTGCCGCGCATCTCATCCACGGCTCCAGCGAAGGGCGCTTCACCATCCGCTACTGTCCCGGCCATCTCACCCGGCAGGAGATCGAGAGCGTCCACTTCCAGTACGGCGACCTCGCCACCTACATGGCCAAGTACAACCCCGAAAAGCTCAAAGACGGCTGGAACATTGTCGACGGCGAAGAGATCTTCTACATCTCCAACCCCGGCCTCGGTTTGTGGGCTTATCGCGGACGCTTCAAAGATTAG
- a CDS encoding tagaturonate epimerase family protein: MSDSKVPQLSRFSIGVGDRFAHQAKAQLAACIQALHAGVEVSPVWNKSNREHTIIGSDPAQTRTAADAAVKQLGWTKPYFLDADHINLNTVERFLAPCDFFTLDVADMIGKPAAEADVRAFVARHPELIGTVTIPGIVEPFKTDAAFVTAVANKFLAAVQDAGRIYRFLAEKKPAGSFIPEVSMDETDSPQTPVELLIILAAIADEKIPIQTIAPKFTGRFNKGVDYVGDVQQFDREFNEDIAAIAYAVKTYGLPASLKLSVHSGSDKFSIYKSIHNAITRSGAGVHVKTAGTTWLEELIGLAEAGGQGLAIAKEVYREAYGHREELCAPYATVIDIDVAKLPTPDAVDAWTSEQYVSALRHDQSNPAYNPSLRQLLHVGFKVAAKMGPRYIQALEANEDVVARNVTTNLFDRHIRPIFLGS; this comes from the coding sequence ATGAGTGACAGTAAAGTCCCGCAGCTCTCACGGTTCTCGATCGGTGTTGGCGATCGCTTTGCGCACCAGGCCAAGGCGCAGCTCGCTGCGTGCATCCAGGCACTTCATGCTGGCGTGGAAGTGTCACCGGTATGGAACAAGTCCAACCGCGAGCACACCATTATCGGCAGCGACCCTGCCCAGACGCGCACGGCTGCTGACGCTGCGGTGAAGCAGCTGGGCTGGACAAAGCCCTACTTCCTCGACGCCGACCACATCAACCTCAACACCGTCGAGCGCTTCCTCGCCCCGTGCGACTTCTTCACCCTCGACGTTGCTGACATGATCGGCAAGCCCGCCGCCGAGGCCGACGTTCGTGCCTTCGTCGCTCGCCATCCTGAGCTCATCGGCACCGTCACCATCCCCGGCATTGTCGAGCCCTTCAAGACCGACGCCGCCTTCGTCACCGCCGTCGCCAACAAGTTTCTCGCCGCCGTGCAGGACGCGGGCCGTATCTATCGCTTTCTTGCCGAGAAGAAGCCCGCAGGCAGCTTCATCCCCGAAGTCTCGATGGACGAGACCGATTCGCCCCAAACTCCCGTCGAACTGCTCATCATTCTTGCCGCCATTGCCGACGAGAAGATCCCCATTCAGACCATCGCGCCGAAGTTCACCGGTCGCTTCAACAAAGGCGTCGACTATGTTGGTGACGTGCAGCAGTTCGACCGTGAGTTCAACGAAGACATCGCTGCTATCGCCTACGCCGTCAAAACCTACGGTCTGCCCGCCAGCCTCAAGCTCAGTGTGCACTCCGGCTCCGACAAGTTCTCCATCTATAAATCCATCCACAACGCCATCACTCGCTCCGGCGCCGGTGTCCACGTCAAAACGGCGGGCACTACCTGGCTTGAAGAACTGATCGGCCTGGCCGAAGCAGGCGGGCAGGGACTCGCCATCGCCAAAGAGGTCTATCGCGAAGCCTACGGCCACCGCGAGGAGCTTTGCGCGCCTTATGCCACCGTCATCGACATCGACGTTGCAAAGCTGCCCACCCCCGACGCTGTCGATGCATGGACCAGCGAGCAGTACGTCTCTGCCCTCCGTCACGATCAATCCAACCCCGCGTACAATCCCAGCCTGCGCCAACTGTTGCACGTCGGCTTCAAGGTCGCCGCCAAAATGGGGCCGCGCTATATCCAGGCGCTTGAGGCGAATGAAGACGTCGTCGCGCGAAATGTGACGACGAACCTCTTTGATCGACACATCCGCCCCATCTTTCTGGGATCATAG
- a CDS encoding gluconokinase, whose amino-acid sequence MIVVLMGVTGSGKSTIGELLAQRTGAVFADADDYHPAANKEKMAAGHPLNDEDRQPWLETLNRLMQDWYQSGKSGVLACSALKQKYRDTLAAGMPEGTVHFVWLDGSPQLIAERLAARHHEFMNPNLLKSQLDTLEPPADALRIVNDRAPEEVVDRILNQISSGNKTNS is encoded by the coding sequence ATGATCGTTGTACTGATGGGGGTCACCGGCTCCGGCAAATCGACCATCGGTGAGTTGCTGGCCCAGCGAACAGGTGCCGTCTTCGCCGATGCCGACGACTATCACCCCGCCGCCAACAAAGAGAAGATGGCCGCTGGCCACCCGCTCAACGACGAAGACCGCCAGCCCTGGCTCGAGACACTCAATCGCCTGATGCAGGACTGGTACCAGTCAGGCAAAAGCGGTGTCCTCGCCTGTTCCGCCCTCAAGCAGAAATATCGCGACACCCTCGCCGCAGGAATGCCCGAAGGCACCGTGCACTTTGTCTGGCTCGACGGCTCGCCGCAGCTTATCGCCGAAAGGCTCGCAGCTCGTCACCACGAGTTCATGAACCCGAATCTGCTCAAGAGCCAGCTCGACACGCTGGAACCGCCCGCAGACGCATTGCGCATCGTGAACGATCGAGCACCCGAAGAGGTCGTCGACCGCATCCTCAATCAGATATCCTCTGGCAACAAAACAAATTCATAG
- a CDS encoding SDR family NAD(P)-dependent oxidoreductase, which yields MAHSLFDLTGKTAVVVGGTSGIGLAMAIGLAESGADVVASSRRAEQVEDAARAIEAKGRRSLRLTSDVGDRASLESLLEGTVKEFGKVDILINSAGKIKREPTLTVSEETWNDIMDTNVTGTLRACQIFGKHMLERGYGRIINIASLNTFVSLKEVTAYAASKAAVGALTKSLAVEWSSKGVTVNAIAPGVFRTALNQKLLDESERGKELLLRTPMGRFGKTEELVGSAIFLASDASAFVTGEILVVDGGFLASGVNQ from the coding sequence ATGGCGCACTCGTTGTTTGACCTTACCGGCAAGACGGCCGTAGTCGTAGGCGGAACCTCAGGCATCGGCCTGGCAATGGCAATCGGACTCGCCGAATCCGGAGCGGATGTGGTCGCCAGCTCCCGCCGCGCCGAACAGGTGGAAGATGCTGCCAGAGCCATTGAGGCCAAGGGCCGCCGCTCCCTGCGTTTAACCTCCGACGTCGGTGATCGCGCCTCTCTCGAGAGTCTTCTCGAAGGAACAGTCAAAGAGTTCGGCAAGGTCGATATCCTCATCAACTCCGCCGGAAAGATCAAGCGCGAGCCGACGCTCACCGTCTCGGAAGAGACATGGAATGACATCATGGACACCAACGTGACCGGCACTCTGCGCGCCTGTCAGATCTTCGGCAAGCACATGCTCGAGCGCGGCTACGGACGCATCATCAACATCGCTTCGCTCAACACCTTCGTCTCTCTCAAAGAGGTCACCGCCTATGCCGCCTCCAAGGCCGCCGTCGGCGCGCTTACCAAATCGCTGGCCGTTGAGTGGAGCTCGAAGGGCGTAACCGTCAACGCGATCGCTCCCGGCGTCTTCCGCACCGCTCTGAATCAAAAGCTGCTCGACGAGAGCGAGCGTGGCAAGGAGCTTCTCCTGCGCACGCCCATGGGCCGTTTCGGCAAGACCGAGGAGCTCGTCGGCTCGGCCATCTTCCTCGCTTCCGACGCATCGGCCTTCGTCACCGGCGAGATCCTTGTCGTCGACGGTGGCTTCCTCGCCAGCGGCGTCAACCAGTAG
- a CDS encoding HAD family hydrolase codes for MAFSLEKGTFDALVFDCDGTLVDSAPAHLYSIQQALAPLGLTMSPEWYKQRTGLGPDDLLDAYESDFKVASLIRSDYYQRVNEAYLANLNLIQEIKIVADVARKWFGQVPMAVASNGVFKNVEATLIETRLRPLFYTIVTASDVARPKPAPDVYMEAARRMRVKPDRVIVFEDSDEGLHAAQSAGMRSIDIRTVWSRDLSSSC; via the coding sequence ATGGCCTTCTCGCTGGAGAAAGGGACCTTTGACGCGCTCGTCTTCGACTGCGATGGAACGCTGGTCGACAGCGCCCCTGCGCACCTCTACTCCATCCAGCAGGCGCTCGCTCCGCTCGGCCTGACCATGAGTCCCGAATGGTACAAGCAGCGTACGGGACTCGGCCCCGACGACCTGCTTGACGCCTACGAGTCCGACTTCAAGGTCGCATCTCTTATTCGTTCCGATTACTACCAACGCGTGAATGAAGCGTATCTTGCGAACCTGAACCTCATCCAGGAGATTAAGATTGTCGCCGACGTAGCCCGCAAGTGGTTCGGGCAGGTTCCCATGGCCGTCGCTTCCAACGGGGTCTTCAAAAACGTCGAAGCCACCCTCATTGAAACCCGCCTGCGGCCGCTCTTCTACACCATTGTCACCGCCAGCGATGTCGCCCGGCCAAAGCCCGCGCCGGATGTCTACATGGAGGCTGCACGCCGCATGCGTGTCAAGCCTGACCGAGTGATCGTGTTCGAGGACTCAGACGAAGGGCTTCATGCCGCCCAGAGCGCCGGAATGCGCAGCATCGACATCCGCACCGTCTGGTCCCGGGACCTCAGCTCGTCCTGCTAG
- a CDS encoding TlpA family protein disulfide reductase, producing MVRKAVVGLALLFSFGFSGCDRGQHPEKVNSLAPNFSISDGTQSADLSKLRGKIVLVNFWATWCAPCIDELPTLMELQRRMPQVTVVAISRDEDPAAYKRFLTKYHVDLLTVRDPSLKVQDLYGTSQIPETYVIDRQGMLRRKFVSAQNWTSPEIMEYLSKL from the coding sequence ATGGTGCGGAAAGCGGTCGTCGGTCTGGCGTTGTTGTTCAGTTTCGGATTCAGTGGCTGTGACCGCGGGCAGCATCCCGAAAAGGTCAATTCCCTTGCGCCCAACTTTTCTATCAGTGATGGGACGCAGTCTGCCGACCTGTCCAAACTCAGGGGCAAGATTGTTCTGGTGAACTTCTGGGCGACGTGGTGCGCACCGTGCATCGATGAACTCCCCACTTTGATGGAGTTACAGCGCCGCATGCCTCAGGTGACTGTTGTGGCAATCAGCCGTGATGAAGATCCCGCTGCCTACAAGCGATTCCTGACGAAATATCACGTCGATCTGCTGACGGTTCGAGACCCTTCGCTCAAGGTTCAGGATCTCTACGGCACGTCTCAGATTCCAGAGACGTATGTGATCGATCGCCAAGGGATGCTTCGGCGCAAATTTGTCTCTGCGCAGAACTGGACCAGTCCCGAAATCATGGAATACCTGTCGAAGCTCTAG